In Geotalea uraniireducens, the genomic window ATGAGTCAGGCTAAAACGCTTTCCTTTTTCACCGCCCGCAAGGAGTAGAGCCCCCATTGACGCGGCCTGCCCGACGCAAATGGTCGAAACAGGGGCCTTGATATACCTCATGGTGTCATAAATGGCCAATCCTGACGTCACGACACCGCCGGGAGAATTAATATACAGATGGATATCCTTATCGGGATCTTCTGCCTCCAAAAACAGCAACTGGGCAATAACAAGATTCGCAACGGAATCATCAATGGCGCCACCGAGAAAAACAATGCGATCCTTGAGCAGACGCGAATATATGTCGTAGGAACGTTCCCCTCTGCCAGTCTGTTCAACAACAATCGGTACGAGCATGATTCTCCCCCGTCTCTAAAGTTGGTCCTTAGGCACTTCAGTTACGACAGCATTTTGCAAGAGGTATTCCATCACCTTTTCTTCCGCCAGATGAGCTTCCAAATTTTCCTTGGCAGAACGGTTCTGCTCATAATACTCCTTCATGCGAGCAATATCCTGGCCGCTTTCCTGCGCGATCTCCAGCAGCTTTTTCTCAATATCTGCCTGCTCGACTTTAACGGCCTCTTTTTTGGCCACCGCTTCGAGCAGCAACGAGCCCTTCACTTGGCTTTCCGCAACATCGCGATACTGTACCTTGAATTTATCATCGTCCATTCCCATCATCTCAAGGGTAAGCCGTTGACCGGCAAGCCTGTTCTTGGTGTTGGAAAGCATTAGTTCTAGCTGCTTATCAACAAATGTCGTCGGTACCTCAATTTCATTCTTTTCGATAATCGCCTTTACAATCCTATCCTGAAGGTCGGCCCGAATCCGGCTAAGTTCCTGTTTTTCATACACTTCACCAATCTTTTCCCGCAAATCGGCCAAAGAGGCAAACTCACCGAACTGTGCCGCAAATTCATCATCGAGTTCCGGCAATTCCTTAACCTTAATCTCCCGGACCGTAACATCAAAACGGGCATCTTTCCCGGCAAGATCTTTGTTCCAATAATCTTCAGGAAACGGGACGGTGATCGTCTTCTGCTCGCCGCACTTCATACCAACGATTTGCTCCTCAAACCCCGGAATAAAGCGCCCAGAGCCGATCTCCAGCTGATAACTTTCAGCATTCCCTCCTTCAAAGGGCTTATCGTCGACATACCCGGTGAAATCGATTATTACATATTGGCCCTGTTCAACCTGTGCCCCTTCGCCTGCAGGCACGACCTGGGCCATATTTTCCCTCATTTCGTCGAGACGCTTCTCGACAACTGAATCATCGACAACAAACAACTCCTTTTTCACTTCCAGGCCGAGATAATCCTTCACCTCAATTTCGGGCATAACTTCCACGGTTGCCGAATACTTGAGAGACTCGCCTCGTTTCACATCATCGCTCTCAATGACCGGATGCGATACCGGGAAAATCTTATGATCAGCCAACGCCTTGAAATACGTCTCATCAAAAAGGTTTTTCAGCACATCCCCTTCCATAACCGAACTGTAGTGCTTTTCAATAAATGAGAGGGGAGCTTTCCCTTTTCTAAACCCTTTAATCGCCGACCGCTTCCGGATTTGCTCATAGACCTTATCAATCTCGGATGCTACCCGCTCTGCACTGATTTCGAAGGAAATTTTCTTTTTGACGCTGCTCAGTGTCTCGATGGTACTGGTCATCGTTAACCTCTCTTATGGATTTATTTTGTCTATAGCCCCTGGGGGAATTACGTCGGAAGGCAGTAAAGGAGCAACGGCGGGGTCCCTAAACGATTAAGAATGGTGCGAGAGAGGGGAGTCGAACCCCTACGGTTGCCCGCTGGATCCTAAGTCCAGTGCGTCTGCCAGTTCCGCCACTCTCGCAAAAAACTGCGCCACATACGAATAAGCCCCGTTTATCACGGGGCTTGTCTTAAATGGGGTGGCTAGTGGGATTTGAACCCACGAATGCATGAGTCACAGTCATGTGTGTTAGACCCCTTCACCATAGCCACCATATTATTCTTTTGGCACGCCTGAGAGGATTCGAACCTCTGACCTACGGATTAGAAGTCCGTTGCTCTATCCAGCTGAGCTACAGGCGCAGTTCTGGTCGGGGTGAGAGGATTCGAACCTCCGACCCCCTGCTCCCAAGGCAGGTGCGCTAGCCAGACTGCGCTACACCCCGTCGGAATTTGTATAATTAACACACCCGTGCGTGGCATGCAAGCATTTTATACGATCACGGAGAAAACAAGTACTTTTTCAATTCAGCGAGTGCCTTGCCGCGGTGACTTATCCGGTTTTTAACTTCGCTGGGCAGTTCGGCAAGGGTTTTCCCTTGATCGGCAACATAGAAAAGCGGATCGTAGCCAAACCCCCCGTTACCGTGCGGTTGGTCAAGAATCATCCCAGCAAGCTCTCCCCGGAAAATCAGGCATTCGCCACCGGGAAAACATAGTGCAATTACACAACAGAATGACGCATTTCTCGCAGCTAAAGGAAACCCCGTCAGTTCCGCGAGGAGTTTATCGTTATTCTCTCCGTCCGATGCACCTTCCCGTGCAAAGCGGGCAGAAAAGACCCCAGGGCGCCCGCCCAAGAGAGGAACTATCAAACCCGAATCATCGGCCAGAGAAGGAAGACCGGTAGCTACAACTGCACTTCGGGCTTTTTTGACTGCATTCTCTTCAAATGTCTCCCCGTCCTCAGCAACCTCTGGAAACTCGGCAAAGTCATCGGGAGACAGCAACGTAATCTCCATCCCGGCAAGGAGTTCGGCAATCTCTCGCATTTTCCCCTTATTGCGCGTGGCAATAACAAGATGTGTCATTCTGCAAGAAC contains:
- the clpP gene encoding ATP-dependent Clp endopeptidase proteolytic subunit ClpP, with protein sequence MLVPIVVEQTGRGERSYDIYSRLLKDRIVFLGGAIDDSVANLVIAQLLFLEAEDPDKDIHLYINSPGGVVTSGLAIYDTMRYIKAPVSTICVGQAASMGALLLAGGEKGKRFSLTHSRIMIHQPIGGFQGQATDIHIHAQEILKLKKRLNEILAESSGQPLTKVENDTERDYFMSGEEAKNYGIIDDIIERKTISGGPR
- the tig gene encoding trigger factor, producing the protein MTSTIETLSSVKKKISFEISAERVASEIDKVYEQIRKRSAIKGFRKGKAPLSFIEKHYSSVMEGDVLKNLFDETYFKALADHKIFPVSHPVIESDDVKRGESLKYSATVEVMPEIEVKDYLGLEVKKELFVVDDSVVEKRLDEMRENMAQVVPAGEGAQVEQGQYVIIDFTGYVDDKPFEGGNAESYQLEIGSGRFIPGFEEQIVGMKCGEQKTITVPFPEDYWNKDLAGKDARFDVTVREIKVKELPELDDEFAAQFGEFASLADLREKIGEVYEKQELSRIRADLQDRIVKAIIEKNEIEVPTTFVDKQLELMLSNTKNRLAGQRLTLEMMGMDDDKFKVQYRDVAESQVKGSLLLEAVAKKEAVKVEQADIEKKLLEIAQESGQDIARMKEYYEQNRSAKENLEAHLAEEKVMEYLLQNAVVTEVPKDQL
- a CDS encoding XTP/dITP diphosphatase produces the protein MTHLVIATRNKGKMREIAELLAGMEITLLSPDDFAEFPEVAEDGETFEENAVKKARSAVVATGLPSLADDSGLIVPLLGGRPGVFSARFAREGASDGENNDKLLAELTGFPLAARNASFCCVIALCFPGGECLIFRGELAGMILDQPHGNGGFGYDPLFYVADQGKTLAELPSEVKNRISHRGKALAELKKYLFSP